A window of Melopsittacus undulatus isolate bMelUnd1 chromosome 10, bMelUnd1.mat.Z, whole genome shotgun sequence genomic DNA:
agcagctcctctgcttgcCTCCTTGCTCAGGAAAGATGTGATTTGTCTCGAGGTCACAGGCAGGCAGTTGGGGACACTTTCATTCGAGCAGGTTGTGCCTCCACAGGAAGGATCTTCTAATGTTGGGTGACACCTGATCCATTTTACAAGGAGAAGTTAGTTTTGCCTTGCCAAATCCGTGGGCAGCAGGGAAACACTGCCTGGGTTTAAAGAGGAGGAGGTCCTGACTGTATGGTCAGCAGTGCTCTTGGTTCAGGCTCTGGTGAGCAAACCCCTGTTGCAGAGGAGCTCTGCTCCAGTTGGGATCAGCAGAAACAACCAGAAGGGGAAGGATggtgagggatggaggaggcacCTGTGCAGTTGGGAGAGGTGGCAGAATGCAGTATGTGAACAGACTGAGGAGTCCCCACTCTTCCTGTGGGGCAGCCCCTCCAGTGCACCCACCTCCATTGGTGTCATTGGTGGAGGGGTCCAGGAGCTCAGGTCACAACCTGGTTGCACACAGGGCAGCACTGACCTGTCCCTTCATCCAGTAATGAATCACAGCCTAAAGCAGAACAGCATCAACCAGAGGTTGTGCTTGCATGGGTTTGCTGTGTCATGAGGGTGATGAACTTCTCTGGCTGCCTCTTGCAGTGACCACAGAGTAACGTCGTTTCGAGACCTTGTTCATGCACAggaggatgatgatgaagaggaggaggggcAGAGGTGAGTTCTCAGAACCTGTGTgttcctccctgccctgctctttgctgcttctgtccAGGGCTTTGTAAGGAGCTGATTGGAGTCAATATGAAACTCCTGTAGTGAAAAGTCTCAGGTTTGACCAGACAGGTTTGGTCTGTGCAGTCTGGGCCCAAGCACGTGCTCAGTGTGGCTGTGCAAGCACCAGATttcactgctgagctctgctgctgagaggGGGCTTAAGGCAGGAGGTGGAAGCCCTGAGTTCAGAGTAGAAAAACACCTTCCCAGTGGGGCCATGGTGTACTGCTGGGGAAGCTGGTTACTGTCTCAGCTCTGAGTAGCTGGATACCCTCAGGGTTAGCAGGCAATGGAAGTGGAATGGAGCTGTGATCTGTTTAAAGTGGCTCAGCCCTCAGTAGACTGCGTGGTCTCTGCAAACAGATGTGGCTTGCTCTGTTTGTGTTCCAAGCCATCTGGAAGCTAATAAACCCAGTCTTCCAGAAGTGCTTAATTGCACTACACTGACTGCATTCACTGCTTCCAGTTCAGATCCATTCTGAGTGTGGGGATCTGTCAGTGTGGTGTGAACATGTGTGCCTTCCCTCACGCTGCCCACCTTCGTGCATCTGACAGGTCAGGGCTGCTGGGTGTCTTGTTGAGCTTGGACGTAAAGCTGGTGCTGGCATTTGAAACTGAGCCTTGTCAGGCTGGgctgctgctcttgctgggTCTGAGAGTTATCGATGTATTGCTGTTGAGCAAGGATGATGTTACAGTAACTGACATaaggagatgctgtgagggctggagcagctctgggctggggcagcctggacaagagaaggctcctgaaggggagacctgagagcagctccagtgcctaaaggggctgcagagaacctggagaggggcttgggacaagggatgtagggacaggccaaggggaatggcttgaacctgcctgaggggagactgagctgagctcttaggcagaagctgttccctgtgagggtgctgaggtgctggcacagggtgcccagagaagctgtggctgccccatccctggcagtgctcaaggccgggttggaactggatgagctttaaggtcccttccaacccaaaccactcattctatggttctgtgaagAGGAGAGTCTCTAGTACAGTGAGTACTTGTGAGTGGCCCCACTAGAGACACACTGGTAGTAGGCAATATTTGTAGATCCAATCTGTTCCATTAAGCTGCAGAACCCAAACAGGTGAATCCAGGTATAAAGCCGGGTGCTGTGACACACGTCTCACCCAGGAGCATGGAGTGAGCCCATTTCCCCCTGTGCTGTCTGCCAGGTTCTATGCTGGTGGCTCAGAGAGGAGTGGGCAGCAGATCGTTGGTCCCCCGAGGAAGAAGAGCCCCAATGAGCTGGTGGAGGATCTGTTCAAAGGAGCCAAGGAACACGGAGCAGTGGCTGTTGACCGGACGGCCAAGAGCGGCGGCGAGACCAGCAAGCCTAAAGTGAGGAGTTCTTCCTTCTGTTCCCTGTTTCAGTCCTGTGGAGTCCTGGAATTGTCTTTAAAGGACAGCAAAGTTGGGTTCCTTTAGTGCAGCTCCAACTCCTGTATCACAGTGGCAAGAAAAGGCACTTTCCTGTGCTGTATTCATTAATGTGCTCAAGCTGGTCACTGTGCCTGCAGGACAAGAGATGTTCTTGATGCCCCATTCAGGCAGAGCAGTGTTGGGGAAAGCTGTCCTGGGTTTGTGTCTTGGTTTGTGCCATTCTATAACCTCTTTGCTGCCTCTCTCTTGCAGCCTTTTGCAGGGGGAGGGTATCGCCTTGGTGCTACTCCAGAGGAGGAGTCTGCTTATGTGGCAGGAGAGAGGAGACACAACTCTGCTCAGGATGTGAGTATCAGTTTGGTGTGTAAATGTCAGCTGAGGGATCTCTGTTATAGCTGCACAGCTTGAGAGCCTGAGAGTTACAAAGTCCTGTAGAAATCCAGGAGGACAGAAGAGTGGTAGATCCTGCTTCTGGTGGGATTTCTGAATAGAGGATAGTAGATGCTTGTTAGAGCACTGGGTGATTAACTCTTCATAACCATGAATAGATTTGGAGCTAACAGCACCAGTGCAGGATTCTCCTGTGCTTGGCTTGTGACCAAATACCCACCTAGGGTATGGTGGGAGCTTGATTTTGGCTCCTTTCCTGGCACACTCTTGGCTTTTCAACCTTATTTATCAGATGGCACCTGCAGTGTCACCTCCTAGGAACTGCTGCATGGCTGTTACATAGCCAGAGCTTTGGGGTTTCCCTCAACCTGGCTGGAATGTTTTCTGCACCTTGATATTCCCCTGCCAGTCTGGAGCACTTCATTTTGCATCTGCTTATCATTGTTACCAAGCTGCTTGAGTGAGGCTGACTGTTGGTTGGGGCTGCTGCAGGTCCATGTTGTGCTGAAGCTCTGGAAGAGTGGATTCAGTCTGGATAGTGGAGAACTGAGGAGCTACCAGGATCCATCCAATGCCCAGTTTCTTGATGATATCCGCAGAGGGTATGtagggaaaggggaggaaaagaattGTGTTTTCTGCAACACAAGTGCTTGTGGAATGCAGGATGCTGAATCAGTGGTACACTTCACCTGAGCTGGGTATTTAATATGGGAACTATGGAAGGGGAGACTTGAACACTTTGGATAAATGGGAAGTGGCTTTAGTTTAGGTGGGGCCTGGAGAGCTCGAAGAGAACAAATGTGTGTATTTGGGCTGGGAATGTCTGATGTATTTTGTCCCTCCAGGTGAGGGCTAGGGAAAGGTGACCTTTATTCAGTGTCTGGTAGTGGGAGGTGTGCATCTGCCCTGTTAATGAAGCACAGACCCACTGCAGCTGCCAGAATCCCAGAGGTCTGTGCCTGGCACTTCCCCTTGGTGCTTTCCCAACTGGCTTCTTGAGGCAGCAGCCTCAGGGTGGTCTCTTTGCAGGGAGGTCCCAGCCGAGCTGCGCAGGCTGGCGCGGGGTGGACAAGTGAACCTGGACATGGAGGATCACCGCGATGAGGAGTATGTGAAACCCAAAAGTGTCTTCAAAGCTTTCACTGGAGAAGGACAGAAGCTGGGCAggtgaggaggcagcagctgcccagcaAAGAGCTTGCTTTGTGTGTGATGTAAAAGCATCACGCCAGGGTTTGGCTGGGTTGATTCATCTGTCAGTGCCTGTGGGGTGGGAGGTGTTCCTCCCAGAGAGGAAATGAGCTTTACTGGCATGTCCTGTGAGGTGGCTCAGCCTTTCCAGGCCAGGAGGTGAATCCCTAGTTTGGAACCATTGTGGGATGTTACATAGGAGCAGTGTCTCCAAGTTACACTGCCCGTGGTTCCTGTGGGGGTGTGAAGGCCCATGATGTGCTCCAAAGGGATATAGGGGATGTTCTAGACAAGCTCCTGCTCAGTAGCTGACTCCTGCATCCTCACCTCCAGCTGTGTTGGTACCTCTGGGTTAGGAACCTAGCAGTGGGCCCAGTGGCTCATTTGGGGTTTCCCAGCTCACCCTGTGTCTCCCTGTCCTCAGCAGTGCACCCCAGGTGATGGGCACCAGCTCTCCAGCCCAGCAGGCAGCCAACGAAGCCAAAGCCAGCTCTGCCATTGTGATTGATGAGTCAGAGCCTGTCACCAACATCCAGATCCGGCTCGCTGACGGCGGGCGCCTGGTGCAGAAGTTCAACCACAACCACAGGTACAGACACAACTGGAATCACAGGGGACTGACTGGGAAGGCTGGGATGGCACTGCAGGCTGTGCACAGAGGGAGCTGAGGGTAAACTCCTGGCCAGCCTCCTGAAGGGAGCTCTGGGATCCTTCTGTATCGGTGAAGAGGAGTAAAATCATTGTGGGGTTTTAAGGCAGTTGTTAACTGTTGGAAGGATTGGATTTGCTTTCTGAATCATGATGGATTATAGCCAGGGATACTGCACCTGAAAGCATTAGAGGCACTTTCCCTAATGTCAATTAAAAAGGCTCAATCTCTTCTAAGGGCTTTAGAAACTGTCAGATAACTGTGAACTTGTTCCAGTTGTTCTGCCTCCCAGTTCAACTTCTTTACTGGCTGTTGCCTCTGTTGTTAGCTGACAGccaaatacagcagcagcagggttgCATACTCTGGAGAGATGAATTCAGGCTGTCGCCTGGTTTTAGGATGCTCAATAACAGGATCATCCTCATGTGTTTGATCCCTTTGAACAGGATCCGTGACATCCGGCTCTTCATCGTAGATGCCCGGCCAGCGATGGCTGCCACCAGCTTCATCCTCATGACCACCTTCCCCAACAAAGAGCTGACTGATGAGAACCAGACCCTGAAGGAAGCCAACCTGCTCAACGCCGTCATCGTCCAGCGGTTGACATAAGGACCCTGCTGTGCCGTCAGGCTCACACCTCCTCGTAGCTCTGGGGTTTTAGGTCTCATTggactttatttttctctttagttgCATTTcccatggggtttttttggttgttttttgttgttgttggtttttgggtttttttgtgatgaTGATCAGTGGACTTGGAAATAAATCAATGAGATGAATCCATTTCgaaaggagctgcagcctctCGTGCCACAGGTTCTCCAGGAGAGCTGAGCTGAGTTTCCTTTGTGGGTTGTGCTACTGCCTTGGGAGGGGTGAGGAAGGTGAGGGGAAAGGCAGCTCCCAAGGAGCAGTTTCTGTCCAGAGTTCCCAACTGACTGCTCATCACAATCCTTttgctcttccctctcctccaggGACTGCTGTAAAGTGCTGTTTTCTCACCTTAACTAGGAACTATATGAGAATGGGTGATGGTTGTGGAGGGAAGGCTTTGGGAAACAGGCTTTGCTCACTGTGGGGTGCCAGGTTTAACACTTGTTGGGCTTTTCCAGAGAGGAAATCCTGACTTTCCTTCCCCCAGCAGGACTCAGGGGTGGTAAGTGCAGggcctgctcctcctgcccttcctcctgcagTCCAGGCTGCAGCTTGAATTTGCTGTATTGCATTCTCTGCTGCtgacctttccttcccaagAAAGCACAAAGTTGAATCAGCACAAAGGGACTGAAAGTAAAAGGCAAATGGAGTCTGTCTTACTGGAAAGCAAGTTTTGTTTTGATAGGTGAATTATTGAGATGATGGAAATGGCTCAGGTGGGAAAACTCAAGCCCCTGGGacccttttatttcctctgctgagggctgatgtagctgcacAGCTGTAATTCTCCAGCTTTGTTGTACTGGTTGTGTTTTGGACTCAGGTCTCTGCATCTTTCTCTCCTTCAAACAGAATCCTCTGGGTGCTTTCATTAATGCCCTAATATAAGGGCCTGGTAGCAGTCACATGTACAAGTTGCCATCTATAGCCTTGTGCCAGGGTACTTTGCACCATCCCACAGTGTGCTCACCCTCGGAGCAGAACCGGAGAGCTGTGTGGATCCGTGGTCCTGCAGACATCAGTGGGAACTGATCCAGCACCATCCCATCCGGAGAGGCTGCACCGCTGCCAtggccagggctggagcatcccagcTGGAGCCCTGCACTGTGAGTCCAACCCCTCAGTGCTGTGAGGCTCCCAGGTCCCCTCCTGGGCACAGAGGACAAGTGGTAAGGCCAGAGGtgcaggctggggcagagcagcaggttGGGGCAGCAGGCCAGGCAGGTTGAGCATGAGGAACTCGCTTGGCTGCCTGTATGAATGCACAGCATGAGATTCCAGAGCTCAGCAAAGGGCAGTTTTACACCAGTTCCTCCATTGAGAGCTGGATTCCCTTCGCTGTTCATTCCTAACTGGAGGCATAATGTGAGTAACAAGGAGTTTGTAAAGTATTGTGGAAATTGCCATTAAAAGCCCACAAAAGAGGAAAGCAGCGTTTGAGCCTGTCTAATGATGGCTGGGATGGGGTGCATGCAGtgcctgctcctctgcagctcaGGGAGATTCAGGCTCAGCAGTGGTTTGAAGGTGTTTTTCTGCAGCTCTTGGTGCTTTATGACCCCTTGGTAATCGGTGGGAACCTGTACAAAGAGAGCTCAGAAAGGGGATTTACCCCTGTGGGAAGTCACACACTGGAGTCATTCTTTGGAGGAGTTCATAGAACCCCAaactgggttgggttggaagggaccttaaagctcatccggttccaacccctgccatgggcagggagaccttccactagagcagctgctccaagccccatccgacctggccttgcTCTTGTATCTTGTGCCATTTTGGGGACCTGGGACATCTTCCCGACTGCTGGATAGGATCTGCTCCTAAACCCAGACAGACTTCATCTATTTGTGTCCTCTTCTGCCTTGGTTAGCCAGTGTCATCAGAAGGCTGAGGTGACAACCAGCTGCCATCCATGGTCCTTGTGATCCCTGCAAGTGAATCGAGGGCTGGCAGtcagcatctcctccagctGCCGATCCCAAGGGTCCTGTTGTGCAGATTCTGCTCACCGATGGCAACTTCCACACCCAGGTTTCCTGCCAGCTCCTTGGCACCGGGTGATCAGTTCCGGGTTGCTCTGGGCCTCAAGCCGTCTCTGTGCCAGGAAAGTCGCTTTTCCCCCTAAGCCGGATggtggcagtgctgcagagaggctgcttTGTGCCTTGCAGGCTCCTGCGGGGGAGCGATgagctccctgctgcctgtgctctgtgtgtctGAGCCCTCTGTGACACCGATGccacctcctccttcctctgagCCGCTGCTTGGGCTTTGTGTTTGTCAGTAATGAGCCGTCCTTATGTCCTGGTGCACAGCATCAGTTCCGCTGGGCTCCGGGAGCATTCCCGAGTGGAGCACTGAAGTGGTGTCCGTAACAAGATAGGCACATCTTCCTCCACAACAGAGCCTGTGGAACAAACTGGAAGCAACATACATGTATTAAACTGTCTCCTGTGAgctggtggaaggtgtcaccATGAAATGAGCTTTAAAGCAAACATGACAGGCAAATTGACAGGGCTGGGATAAGCCACCAGAGCAGGGAGAAGGCTGTGGAGACACCTTGGTTCTGCGAAGAGCATCACCTTCCCCATCACTCGTGCAGCTCTTTGGTGTTTGACGTGTCCCTACAGGAAGGTAAATGCTCGTTTCTGACACTGCTGCAGTCCATGGTGGTTGTTGGGGAGTTTCTGACTTACAAGTAAAAGCTCTTCCCTTTGTCATTCCCTGTCTTTGGAGCAGCACTCCATCTCCCGTGTGGAAACTGGCTTCTGTTCAACGCCTGCATGAGAAGATAGAGCTGCTTTCACCAGGTGCTGTCCTGTCTGGGGCTGATGCATCCACTACATCCCAGGGGTTTCCTCCAGTTTTacccatttccttttcctcagatGGTGTTTGCAGAACTTCCTTGGATTCTTTCCCTTTAGGGGCACTTTGGTGTTTCCTTTTCCCACATCCTGGCTGCTAAGGTTGAGTTCCTGGGTTTTCAGATGGCATTTTGTCCATTGCCTGTGAGCTTCACCTCCCCTCTGTGGTGCTGCCTTTGCCATGGGGTGTTTCCTGGTCCCTCTTCCAGGCACGGTCAGTGATGCTGGTGGAGGAACATCCACTTCCAGGTGTAGCTGTGCCTTCAGCTGCCTGCTGAGGTCAAACAACGTGGACAGCACAAAGCTTGGGAAGCTCAGCTACAGATAACGGGAGGAAGCAACCGGAGATGATGGGGAGCAAGGAATCTCAGGGCACTCGCAGCTACAGGAGGAAATGACTGTGACTTGTGGCCAATGGGGGAAGGACACAAGCACACGATGTCTAAACCCCAGGAGGTGTGTATTGCTGCTGGGGACCAGgtgagctgcagggctggagctccaTGGGGATCCCACCGAGTTCCACACAACAGGAAGAGAAATCCCATCTAGTTATTACCAGTTAACAGCTCTTCCAAACGAGTCCCACGTTTCCCAATTACACACTTGTATAGAGAGCAGGGTAACACTAATGCTGTAACAGGCTCAGAGCGTTGGCAGCCAAACAGCTCCTGTGTCAAGCACCTCTTGATTTACCTATTCATCATTTTCTGACTTATTTGCTCCATTCCTAAATGCTTATCTCACTGGGGTGTCTTGCCTGCACTGCTCCtgcccatcccagtgctggcagGTCCTGAAGGGATTCCAGATGTTCTTATTTACTCAGGTACACCTCATGATCCTCATGTCATTCACTCTCCATTGGCTTATGGGGCCTCCAGtagcagcagctcttctgctgcattCACCTTGAGGCCATGGCTCCTGTTCCACccagagaaagcagctgtgctcagggGAACACGAGAGCTGTTGGAGCACAGAGTGGTTATAAACCTTCTGAGGACTTGCTAGTGGAAGGTATCCAACTGCTGCCGCTTGCTCCTGTGCCAGGAAGTCCCATTTGCTGGCTTGAgacttggggttttggttgggtttggtttttcaaTGTGAGGAGGAGAATTGAGCACAGCAGTAGGCAGGGAGtgagggctgcagagctgccctgggAGGCAACGGAGGGGCCTCTGTTGGCTTCCTGCACCTATGGAGAGTGAATGATGCCAAGGAGCCAGAGGATTAACTGCTCAGTACCATCTCCAAAGGTACCCAACTACCCACAGGGCAGAATGGCCTaggaaaaaagccctaaaaatcaggtttttctgtttccttttgtgtttctcctttcctctggcATGGGGAGAGAGGTATTGTGCTTTCTGATAGAGATGTATGCTTAGATACACCGGTGGGAGATGGGGATTTGGCTGCCTCTGCACTGGCTGTGGTCCAGCATGAGTGATATTTGTTATCTGAGATGTCAGCAGAACAGCAGTGAGGAGAGATGCTGCTGACTCAGTCCTGCTGGGGCTTAGGAACCGAGTTCTGACTCAGCCTGTGAGATTCAGGGGGTTGAGATTAACCCCACTGGGTCAGGCTGAGCTGAAGCCAACCTAACAGCATCAGGATGAGCCCTTGTGTTCCCTTATGGGTGGTGGTACAGGGACACCAACATGGATTTAACCTTCCCAGTGGCTCTTGGTAATGTGGAGGAGGGCTTGGAGGGGGCTTTGCCTGGGGTCCCGtgccctggctctgcctctgctttgCCTGGAGCTCACTGGGGTGATGTGCTGTGTGTGGGGAGCACCAGAGCCTTGGGAACTCAGCTGCCCCCACTGCTCTGGATGCAGGGGGATTTCGGGTTTGTGATGCTGAGATGCAGGGCTCTGGGGCTGGGAAGGGGGACTGAGAAAAGCACGTTACTGGTCACAAGCTGTGTGGGGTCTGCGTTGTCATGGGGCAGTGCTCAGGAGATCGCAGGCTGAAAGAGGTTGATAACTGCAGGTCTTGCTTaatagagaaaggaaagaggagaggggcagctctgctctggagccaggctgagagctgggctggggcagcctggacaagagaaggctcctgaaggggagacctgagagcagctccagtgcctaaaggggctgcagggaacctggagaggggcttgggacaagggcctgtagggacaggccaaggggaatggcttgaacctgcccgaggggagactgagctgagctctgaggcagaagctgttccctgggagggtgctgaggcgctggcacagctCCTGATAGCTGAGTACATGGTGCCCTGTGAGCCCTGCCAGGCTTCCTGTCCCCATGGCCATGCTCCTCCTTCCAGGCCACTCACTTCCCCTCCACCAGCTTCCCCTGGGGCCCTGCAGATGATGTATTTCACTTGTCAAACCTGTATCCAGCTTTGCTCTGTGCCTGTCGTGTGCTCTTTGACGTCTGAGGCCAATACTTCCTCTCCCTGGGCCAGGAAGTTTCCGCATCCCTGGCACATGTTGCTGCAGGACACTCATCCCTGCAGTCATGCTTCCAGCTGGTCACGAAGATGCTGAGGTGCACAGGTCCAGCCAAGGAGGAGCTCTCCAACAGAGCAGAGTGGTCTGCAGGGAGGTAAGACACCTATAGAAGCCCTTAGGATAAAGGTtatgacaggctgagagagctggggctgttcagcctggacaagagaaggctcctgaatgggagacctgagagcagctccagtgcctaaaggggctgcaggaaagctggagaagggcttgggacaagggatgtagggacaggccaaggggaatggcttgaacctgcccaagagaggggagactgagctgagctctgaggcagaagctgttccctgtgagggtgctgaggtgctggcacagggtgcccagagaagctgtggctgccccatccctggcagtgctcaaggccaggttggacacaggggcttggagcagctgctccagtggaaggggtccctgcccgtggcaggggttggagctggaggagctttaaggtcccatccaaaCCATCCCAGTCTGATTCTAAGCCCAGTGTCCCGGGTGCTGGCTCCTCacatgcagcagcaccagcacacgTGCTCTCACCCACGCCGAGCCTGCCTGGTGCAGCAGCCGCAGGCTGTGGGTGTTGTGAAGTGCTTCTGACTCAGGCTCCAGATGACATTGTTCGAGCAGAGCTCCGTGGTTTGTTGTTGCTGCCTCCCAGGCGGCATGGGCAGAGCCGTGCCCGGCTCCATCCTCCCTGCTGCGAGCAGCAGGGCACCGAGGGCTGCCATGGAACCTCCGAGCCCACGGAAAGGGCTTTGGTAATGTTAGAAGCAGGATTGCTGTGGAAACGAGCTGCTGGGGGCTGAGTCAAGTGCTCCTCGGTGGTGCTGAGCCCAGTgctcctgccagccctgcagtTTGGAGCGCGAGGGACCTGTGCTGGAAAGGGCAGGGAGGAAACTGGAGGCAGAAGTGGGGAGGTTCGAGCAGGATGAGGTTACCCAGCATGGGGGAAGcaggagctctgctccctgggCCTGGTGGGCACAGCAGCGTCAGTGCTTTATCCATGGGCTGTGGAGGAGTTATTGCTAATGGTTCCATGAGGGAAATGCACTCAGTGCCTTCtggaatgctgcttttctgggcATTGCACCTGTCTTTCCAGAAGCTGTTCCCTCAGCACCACTACCATGAGGGTCTGTCACCCATCACGGGTGGCTCCTGGGGCTCTCCGAGAGCTCCAGGGCTCTTGGTGGCACAGCCAAACAGGCAgagtgcccagaggagctgtggctgccccatccctggcactgctcaaggccaggttggacacaggggcttggagcagctgctccagtggcaggggttggaactgggtgagttttaaggtccctccaacacaaaccagtctggattCCATGATCACAGGCTGCTAACAAACGAGATCCATATCTAACGCCAGCCGCAGTGCTCTCTGCT
This region includes:
- the NSFL1C gene encoding NSFL1 cofactor p47 isoform X2 is translated as MAAREEALREFVAVTGTEEGRARFFLESAGWDLQIALASFYEDGGDEDILTLPQPAPSSVSRGSSASDHRVTSFRDLVHAQEDDDEEEEGQRFYAGGSERSGQQIVGPPRKKSPNELVEDLFKGAKEHGAVAVDRTAKSGGETSKPKPFAGGGYRLGATPEEESAYVAGERRHNSAQDVHVVLKLWKSGFSLDSGELRSYQDPSNAQFLDDIRRGEVPAELRRLARGGQVNLDMEDHRDEEYVKPKSVFKAFTGEGQKLGSAPQVMGTSSPAQQAANEAKASSAIVIDESEPVTNIQIRLADGGRLVQKFNHNHRIRDIRLFIVDARPAMAATSFILMTTFPNKELTDENQTLKEANLLNAVIVQRLT
- the NSFL1C gene encoding NSFL1 cofactor p47 isoform X1; translated protein: MAAREEALREFVAVTGTEEGRARFFLESAGWDLQIALASFYEDGGDEDILTLPQPAPSSVSRGSSASDHRVTSFRDLVHAQEDDDEEEEGQRFYAGGSERSGQQIVGPPRKKSPNELVEDLFKGAKEHGAVAVDRTAKSGGETSKPKPFAGGGYRLGATPEEESAYVAGERRHNSAQDVHVVLKLWKSGFSLDSGELRSYQDPSNAQFLDDIRRGEVPAELRRLARGGQVNLDMEDHRDEEYVKPKSVFKAFTGEGQKLGSSAPQVMGTSSPAQQAANEAKASSAIVIDESEPVTNIQIRLADGGRLVQKFNHNHRIRDIRLFIVDARPAMAATSFILMTTFPNKELTDENQTLKEANLLNAVIVQRLT